In Pseudomonas sp. DNDY-54, a genomic segment contains:
- a CDS encoding DUF2238 domain-containing protein, with amino-acid sequence METDRRHRRYLLTLVGVFLLIWGALAINPLNRHDWLLENLLVLGLAAALLLGHKHYVPSRSAGTLIFLYLCIHQLGAHYTYANVPYDDWWQALTGESLNEQMGWDRNQFDRLAHFSYGLLLAFPIREVLIRLGLRPGIWSLVLPVDIVLSTSAVYELIEWLGAEMLDGGLGRTFLATQNDRWDPQKDMALATVGAIIAMLVTAFAVRPRRDL; translated from the coding sequence ATGGAGACAGACAGACGCCATCGACGCTACCTGCTAACGCTGGTTGGCGTGTTCCTGCTGATCTGGGGCGCGCTGGCGATCAACCCCCTCAACCGTCATGACTGGTTGCTCGAAAACCTGCTGGTGCTGGGCCTGGCCGCCGCATTGTTGCTGGGCCACAAACATTACGTGCCGTCGCGCAGTGCGGGCACGTTAATTTTTCTTTATCTGTGCATTCACCAGCTCGGTGCCCACTACACGTACGCCAATGTGCCTTACGACGATTGGTGGCAGGCGCTGACCGGTGAGAGTCTGAATGAGCAGATGGGATGGGACCGCAATCAGTTCGACCGCCTGGCGCATTTCAGCTATGGCCTGCTGCTGGCGTTCCCGATACGCGAGGTGTTGATTCGTCTCGGCCTGCGTCCCGGGATCTGGAGCCTGGTGCTGCCCGTGGACATCGTGCTCTCTACCTCGGCGGTCTACGAGCTGATCGAATGGCTAGGGGCGGAAATGCTCGACGGCGGGCTGGGGCGGACGTTTTTGGCGACCCAGAATGATCGCTGGGACCCGCAGAAAGACATGGCACTGGCCACCGTTGGCGCGATTATCGCCATGCTCGTGACGGCCTTTGCCGTTCGCCCACGTCGTGACCTCTAG
- a CDS encoding VanZ family protein yields MNYLRALPFLVVFAVILFSGLRPEPVPQVFDQQDKLHHMLGFAALTFTLRLAFPQWRAFWTIAASLGAALLIEIGQSLLPNRQASLGDMLANTLGVFLGWGCSHLAYLWYLRRIGITTTPETADENGRLGSTARP; encoded by the coding sequence ATGAATTACTTGCGTGCGCTGCCATTCCTCGTGGTTTTCGCGGTCATCCTGTTCAGCGGATTGCGGCCCGAGCCGGTGCCGCAGGTGTTCGACCAGCAAGACAAGCTGCACCACATGCTGGGGTTTGCCGCATTGACCTTCACCTTGCGGTTGGCCTTCCCGCAGTGGCGCGCTTTCTGGACCATTGCGGCGAGCCTTGGCGCCGCGCTGCTGATCGAGATCGGTCAGAGCCTGCTGCCTAACCGGCAGGCGTCGCTGGGCGACATGCTCGCCAACACCCTCGGCGTGTTCCTTGGCTGGGGTTGCTCGCACCTGGCATACCTCTGGTATCTACGGCGCATCGGGATCACTACCACACCAGAAACAGCCGATGAGAACGGGCGTTTGGGCAGCACAGCGCGGCCGTGA